A single Crateriforma conspicua DNA region contains:
- a CDS encoding sulfatase, producing MMHRLWLLLGVFALVSAETLAADRPNIVLFFVDDLGWSNLGYRQPDQFDTPNIDLLARQGIDLQQAYVASPTCSPSRATLLTGQHPARLQMVRHIPGGPKHPDFDKFGRTDVEFNLWPGDPAQFPCRNWLPLEHVTYAEALRDLGYYNLFVGKWHLGHEPYHPIHQGFDRQIGTSNFGHPKGYYPPYAPNGEVFPDAKTQYLTDRITDETVQFISDYSIDQPLMISLWYYNVHTPSQGPSDLVPKYQGREGLDGKRAEYAAQIAAVDRSVGRVRKALADKGIDDNTLIIFTSDQGSFFEWEPYRGGKRVDTLCEGGARVPMIFHWPGVTAQDAVNESVVQTTDLFPTLVELAGGDASSYDHLDGVSLMPILRDNVTIHRNEPIFGYRAYEDLYASVRDGDWKLLAYRSGQVALYNVVKDRGEQHDLSKKRPEITEELKRELWRWENKVGVAQFSGISP from the coding sequence ATGATGCATCGACTGTGGTTACTTCTGGGCGTTTTCGCACTTGTTTCAGCCGAGACGTTGGCGGCAGACCGTCCCAACATCGTTCTGTTCTTTGTCGATGATCTTGGCTGGAGCAATCTGGGATATCGCCAGCCGGATCAATTCGACACGCCGAATATCGATTTGCTTGCCCGACAGGGAATCGACTTACAACAAGCCTACGTTGCCAGCCCGACCTGCAGCCCCAGCCGTGCCACGCTGTTGACCGGACAACACCCGGCACGCTTGCAAATGGTTCGCCACATTCCTGGTGGTCCAAAGCATCCGGATTTCGACAAGTTCGGCCGCACCGATGTTGAATTCAACCTGTGGCCCGGTGACCCCGCGCAATTTCCTTGTCGCAATTGGTTGCCGCTGGAACATGTCACTTATGCAGAAGCTTTGCGTGATCTGGGATATTACAACCTGTTTGTCGGCAAATGGCATTTGGGCCACGAACCCTATCATCCCATCCACCAAGGCTTTGATCGTCAGATCGGTACCAGCAACTTTGGTCACCCCAAAGGATACTATCCGCCATACGCGCCCAACGGCGAAGTCTTTCCCGATGCCAAAACACAGTACCTGACCGATCGTATCACCGACGAAACGGTCCAGTTCATTTCGGACTATTCGATCGATCAACCGCTGATGATCTCGCTGTGGTACTACAACGTTCACACGCCCAGTCAGGGGCCGAGCGACTTGGTGCCCAAGTACCAGGGACGCGAAGGTTTGGACGGCAAACGCGCCGAATACGCCGCTCAAATTGCCGCCGTTGATCGTTCGGTCGGACGCGTGCGAAAGGCGTTGGCCGACAAAGGAATCGACGACAATACCCTGATCATCTTCACGTCAGATCAAGGCAGTTTTTTCGAATGGGAACCGTATCGCGGTGGCAAACGCGTCGACACCTTATGCGAAGGCGGTGCTCGGGTTCCGATGATCTTCCACTGGCCCGGCGTTACCGCCCAAGACGCGGTGAATGAAAGCGTCGTTCAAACCACTGATCTGTTTCCGACGCTGGTTGAATTGGCCGGAGGCGACGCGTCGTCGTATGACCACTTGGATGGAGTCTCTTTAATGCCGATTCTGCGAGACAACGTCACGATCCATCGGAACGAACCAATCTTCGGCTATCGCGCGTACGAAGACTTGTATGCATCGGTGCGTGACGGTGACTGGAAACTGCTGGCCTATCGCAGCGGTCAGGTCGCTTTGTACAACGTTGTCAAAGACCGAGGCGAACAACATGACCTTTCCAAAAAGCGTCCTGAGATCACCGAAGAACTGAAACGCGAACTCTGGCGATGGGAAAACAAGGTGGGTGTGGCCCAGTTTTCCGGAATCAGTCCGTGA
- a CDS encoding serine hydrolase, whose translation MPRIEVSVVVPGRFTFAATHLLGMMLLALPTADAQPSQTELESKIGEICRKHDLPAMTVAVVNSKGTLQTARWGVRKRGTTDQVQTTDRFAIGSNTKSMTATLAAVLVEAKKIRWNTTIGQVWPKATDQHIHPKLKAVTIDDLLSHQSGLPANISDLSPEAWADFFAESRTPALERRRMLGIVLSKPPAGDREQYVYSNLGYAVVAAMLETRAGEPFEALMKKHVFDPLEMKTAEFRSLATAKRMKPPMLWGHKVDGSPIDPRIRGAENPTVYASCGTLHITLDDYAKYARWHLAGDPEPVLETQEAFDHLHEPLVESGPGTKYACGWICAPTPLGPGWNHAGSNTNFFALIWVVPESDIATIVCTNSGQSQAFAACDAMTGHLFESHSPDLGKVKPERLVGRYQLNPNFVFDVRYRNGRMMVGITNQPTQEVFADSPTRWSYRSVKATLEFHLRPGNGPAHALTLHQNGAAQNAKRIGN comes from the coding sequence ATGCCAAGAATCGAAGTCAGCGTTGTCGTCCCCGGTCGATTTACGTTTGCTGCAACCCATCTGCTTGGAATGATGCTGCTGGCATTACCAACCGCTGATGCCCAACCTTCGCAGACCGAATTAGAATCGAAAATCGGCGAGATCTGTCGAAAGCACGACCTTCCTGCGATGACGGTGGCCGTTGTCAATTCAAAAGGGACGCTGCAAACCGCACGCTGGGGAGTGCGCAAACGAGGAACCACCGACCAGGTTCAGACGACGGATCGATTCGCGATCGGTTCGAACACCAAGTCGATGACGGCGACGTTGGCCGCGGTCTTGGTGGAGGCCAAAAAGATCCGATGGAACACGACCATTGGACAGGTTTGGCCCAAGGCGACTGATCAACATATTCATCCCAAATTGAAAGCCGTCACCATTGACGATTTACTGTCGCACCAAAGCGGACTGCCGGCCAACATCAGCGATTTGTCACCGGAAGCCTGGGCCGATTTCTTTGCCGAATCTCGAACTCCCGCGTTGGAGCGACGCCGAATGTTGGGAATCGTCTTATCCAAGCCACCGGCGGGCGATCGCGAACAATACGTGTATTCGAATTTGGGTTATGCGGTCGTCGCTGCGATGTTGGAAACGCGTGCAGGAGAACCGTTCGAAGCATTGATGAAGAAGCATGTGTTCGACCCGTTAGAAATGAAAACGGCTGAGTTTCGATCACTTGCGACAGCCAAGCGAATGAAACCGCCGATGCTTTGGGGGCACAAGGTCGACGGTTCGCCGATTGATCCGAGAATACGGGGTGCAGAGAATCCAACGGTCTACGCATCATGTGGAACGCTGCACATCACTCTTGATGATTACGCCAAGTATGCACGATGGCATCTGGCGGGCGATCCCGAACCCGTATTGGAAACGCAGGAAGCATTCGATCATCTGCACGAACCGTTGGTTGAATCAGGACCGGGAACGAAATACGCGTGTGGTTGGATCTGTGCTCCGACGCCGCTGGGTCCCGGTTGGAATCATGCGGGAAGCAATACGAATTTCTTTGCGTTGATCTGGGTGGTTCCTGAATCGGACATTGCGACGATCGTCTGCACCAATTCAGGACAATCTCAAGCGTTTGCCGCTTGTGATGCGATGACCGGACATCTGTTTGAATCTCATTCGCCGGATCTCGGGAAGGTCAAACCGGAACGATTGGTGGGTCGTTATCAACTGAATCCGAACTTTGTCTTTGACGTTCGATATCGCAATGGGCGGATGATGGTGGGGATCACCAACCAACCAACACAGGAGGTCTTTGCGGATTCACCGACGCGTTGGTCCTATCGTTCGGTCAAGGCGACGTTGGAGTTTCACCTGCGTCCCGGAAATGGTCCGGCGCATGCATTGACCTTGCACCAAAACGGTGCAGCGCAGAACGCCAAACGGATCGGCAATTAG